A section of the Deltaproteobacteria bacterium genome encodes:
- a CDS encoding nuclear transport factor 2 family protein: protein MRDREAITQRALDYVEGWYLADVERMDRALSPHLAKRRIGSEEEIWSVTKSEMLTLTGDGKGRIDDPEKGRKEITILDQTESMASVKIVSEQFTDYLHLAEVTDSWNIVNALWDYHRE from the coding sequence ATGAGAGACAGAGAAGCCATTACACAACGAGCGTTAGACTATGTGGAAGGCTGGTATTTGGCTGATGTCGAGAGAATGGACCGGGCTTTATCGCCGCATCTTGCCAAACGGCGAATCGGTTCCGAAGAAGAAATTTGGTCCGTCACAAAGAGCGAGATGCTCACGTTAACAGGAGACGGGAAGGGACGTATCGATGATCCTGAAAAAGGGCGAAAAGAGATAACGATCCTTGATCAAACCGAATCGATGGCTAGTGTCAAAATCGTATCTGAACAGTTTACGGACTATCTGCATCTTGCAGAAGTGACAGATAGCTGGAACATTGTCAATGCCTTATGGGACTACCACCGAGAATAA